One window from the genome of Carnobacteriaceae bacterium zg-84 encodes:
- a CDS encoding transposase, with amino-acid sequence MYTYRNIDRQGYKQYRISDNSNKRILRRAIDADVYDRCRERRLSTFGKALYKRRKETIERSFADSKQNHGYRFAQYRGVAKMQQYTWLSCAAQNMKKMAILLTRDSHFLQYSSLFIIFKCKIQRIFQNWKNTLDFLSLLSTV; translated from the coding sequence ATTTACACCTACAGAAACATTGATAGACAAGGATATAAACAGTATCGTATAAGCGATAACAGTAATAAACGGATACTACGTCGAGCGATAGATGCTGATGTATACGATAGATGTCGTGAGCGTCGATTATCTACGTTTGGGAAAGCACTATATAAACGACGGAAAGAAACGATTGAGCGTAGCTTTGCAGACTCTAAACAAAATCATGGGTATCGGTTTGCACAATATAGAGGAGTAGCCAAGATGCAGCAGTACACTTGGTTATCTTGTGCTGCCCAAAATATGAAAAAAATGGCAATTCTACTCACGAGAGATAGCCATTTTTTACAATATAGTTCTTTATTTATCATTTTTAAATGCAAAATCCAACGTATTTTTCAAAACTGGAAAAATACGTTGGATTTTTTATCGCTATTGTCAACAGTCTGA
- a CDS encoding MoaF N-terminal domain-containing protein, with protein MTLFEMLKGKKLDVQYETGFHFIMEYVEEGKLKWTSVGEVEDGGPSEEVDPYEVIELESGKYFINWIEESGMTISQLLDLNNNEVIAFLTWEDNSVRGGRDTLLQKGYVTIVG; from the coding sequence ATGACACTATTTGAAATGTTAAAAGGAAAGAAATTAGATGTGCAGTACGAGACAGGGTTTCACTTCATTATGGAATACGTAGAAGAAGGTAAGTTAAAATGGACATCTGTGGGTGAGGTTGAGGACGGTGGTCCTTCAGAGGAAGTAGATCCTTATGAAGTCATTGAATTGGAAAGTGGGAAATATTTTATTAACTGGATTGAAGAAAGTGGTATGACAATATCTCAATTATTAGATTTGAATAATAACGAAGTGATTGCATTTCTAACGTGGGAAGACAATAGTGTTCGTGGAGGTAGAGATACACTTCTGCAAAAAGGTTATGTGACGATTGTAGGTTAA
- a CDS encoding transposase, with translation MVFLKDIYGIKSMRETIKRVETDVAFRWFLNLPFSKPTPHYSTFSQNYSRRFQGTSVFEDIFNTIVHQAISHHLISGTALFTDSTHIKANANKNKFRNAVIEVVQERKRDLENEINAEREAIGKKPFHYTDKTISKTIKESTTDKESGYYHRDNKEKGFMYLDHRSVDGKHNLL, from the coding sequence TTGGTCTTTTTAAAAGATATTTATGGCATTAAATCCATGCGAGAAACCATTAAACGTGTCGAAACGGATGTAGCGTTTAGATGGTTTTTAAACCTCCCTTTCTCTAAACCTACCCCACATTATTCTACTTTCTCTCAAAATTATAGTCGCCGTTTTCAAGGGACTTCTGTGTTTGAAGATATATTCAACACTATTGTACACCAAGCTATCTCACATCATTTAATTAGCGGCACAGCATTATTCACAGATTCCACACACATTAAAGCAAACGCCAATAAAAATAAATTTAGAAACGCTGTTATTGAAGTGGTTCAAGAACGTAAACGAGATTTAGAAAACGAAATCAACGCCGAACGAGAAGCTATTGGAAAAAAGCCGTTTCATTACACCGATAAAACCATCTCTAAAACTATTAAAGAAAGTACGACTGATAAAGAAAGTGGCTATTACCATCGGGATAATAAAGAAAAAGGATTTATGTACTTAGACCATCGTAGTGTAGATGGTAAACACAATTTATTGTAG
- a CDS encoding Cna B-type domain-containing protein, translating into MSTKSLKWHSVFVIFFTCLFCMNLKTIYATTVTVNTQDELIQALESNSDNILINSSFEISRSIDLSQKTVEITASDGVELTTNGLIENMFIASGGQVTFENIRLNGNNQSRLFLVTNGATLTLKNTIVKKGTTQLFEKNIIDTVNKQRYSGGAIFSEHATLNLENVEFIENTTKKDTPVVEKPGDPILAPHGGAIYAGTSTINIVGGRFSHNRSGSSPNGSNGEGGAIKLEGGSKLYINKDAASTDKTTTVFEENSNDDWQTKGGYQGGAIEATDSEVVIYGTTFKVAGPFNTGGAIKFENVSHAEVHHSNFTLLEGKGEIGVAGGAITSEGSHLTISNTTMSVGDGTRVKEAGGLIQVVGSGTFNLIDSTLEGRGAFWNAGKYTAKYGGAISFYTGSTVTAKIENTTIRNFMADVSGAAIAISNQRDEVSGVDLTLKNTRLINNAAYTYGNWSYGGGMFIGPGNTVLMDSGIITGPTYSNNAGAIYNQGNLTLTGGANISGNNAYQMVGGIYNAGYLKVDNATIQNNSKGDWATGYDHQLKKGEYSGENIYAAKDVIITPNATIQNGDVRVLEGQSSIILTGALTKPINVSISETPKLIATGIAMGYIENANRHVGYVVARGANNNEFANEKLKTNAYEATSEDAKLLHYVSKDTTQPIAPLSDHISVGMWDFVLNPMTKQVVLGQRAKMIYHANGGTFDSGTEKEFLYTIYSSTDPWTDIPQLKLLDDASQPTRPTYALVGWYNHHADGTEDNNPITDAEIVANRDANPFDFSLRFASGTTPITNIVTPNVLHAYAGWEKQIQVQVTKQWASRVKETSVTVQLYKNGNPEGNPVQLTENGNWTYTFMKLPKYRSENVENVYTVKEVGEANNRVTVGDHTYTVDVEGNQENGYTITNTYVPGKTEYTVNKVWVNGPTEKPTISVQLYQNEAVYGEAVELTSGTISHTWRDLPATDNTGVAYTYTVDEVNVPAGYEKAVVDNTITNTYVPGKTEYTVNKVWVNGPTEKPTISVQLYQNGAVYGEAVELTLGTTSHTWRDLPATDNTGVAYTYTVDEVNVPAGYEKAVVDNTITNTYVPGKTEYTVNKVWVNGPTEKPTISVQLYQNGAVYGEVVELTSGTTNHTWRDLPATDNSGVAYTYTVDEVNVPAGYEKAVVDNTITNTYVPGKTEYTVNKVWVNGPTEKPTISVQLYQNGAVYDKAVELTSGTTSHTWRDLPATDNTGVAYTYTVDEVNVPAGYEKAVVDNTITNTYVPEKTRVSVTKVWRGNVSENSVQVQLYKNGEVMGAPVTLNESNQWKYEFTDLLVVDTPEQPTPNVYTAKEIGEANNRVTVGDHTYTVNVEGTQANGYTITNTYVEPIKPTPLQPGKTTVSVTKVWRGNVSENSVQVQLYKNGEVMGAPVTLNESNQWKYEFTDLLVVDTPEQPTPNIYTVKEVGEANNRVTVGDHTYTVNVEGTQANGYTITNTYVEPIKPTPLQPGKTTVSVTKVWRGNVSENSVQVQLYKNGEVMGAPVTLNESNQWKHEFTDLFVVDTMEQAIPNIYTVKEVGEANNRVTVGDHTYTVNTEGTQANGYTITNTYVEPIKPTPLQPGTTSVSVTKVWRGNVSENSVQVQLYKNGEAIGAPVTLNESNQWKHDFTNLLVVDTPEQPTPNIYTVKEVGEANNRVTKGANTYTVNVEGTQKNGYTITNTYVEPIVPTNSSNLSKVLIEENKNSILPKTGTIDSSIYSLVLFVIAGVVYSFRNKKE; encoded by the coding sequence ATGAGTACAAAAAGTTTAAAATGGCATTCAGTATTTGTGATTTTTTTCACTTGCTTGTTTTGTATGAATTTGAAAACGATTTATGCTACAACAGTTACTGTTAATACTCAAGATGAACTTATTCAAGCATTGGAATCAAATAGCGATAATATTCTAATTAATTCTTCTTTCGAAATATCTCGTTCTATTGATTTATCCCAAAAAACAGTTGAAATAACAGCATCTGATGGTGTTGAATTAACAACAAACGGTTTGATAGAGAATATGTTTATCGCTTCTGGTGGACAAGTTACTTTTGAAAATATTCGTCTTAATGGGAATAATCAATCTCGTTTATTTCTTGTTACTAATGGTGCAACATTAACGCTAAAAAATACCATTGTAAAAAAAGGAACGACTCAATTATTTGAAAAGAACATAATAGATACTGTAAATAAACAACGTTATAGTGGTGGAGCTATTTTTTCGGAGCATGCAACATTAAATTTAGAAAATGTTGAATTTATAGAAAATACAACTAAAAAAGATACCCCTGTCGTTGAAAAACCGGGTGATCCTATTTTAGCCCCTCACGGTGGAGCGATTTATGCTGGAACGAGTACGATTAATATTGTAGGTGGACGCTTTAGTCATAACAGATCAGGATCTTCACCAAATGGTTCAAATGGAGAAGGTGGAGCGATCAAACTAGAAGGTGGATCTAAACTTTATATTAATAAAGATGCAGCTTCAACTGATAAAACTACTACGGTATTTGAAGAAAATAGCAATGATGATTGGCAAACAAAAGGTGGATATCAAGGTGGAGCTATTGAAGCAACTGATAGTGAAGTTGTTATTTATGGAACAACATTTAAAGTTGCTGGTCCATTTAATACTGGAGGAGCTATTAAATTTGAAAATGTATCTCATGCTGAAGTTCATCATTCTAATTTTACTTTATTAGAGGGAAAAGGGGAAATTGGTGTTGCAGGTGGAGCAATTACTTCAGAAGGATCACATTTGACAATTTCCAATACAACTATGTCTGTAGGAGATGGCACACGTGTTAAAGAAGCAGGTGGGTTAATCCAAGTTGTTGGAAGTGGAACATTTAATTTAATCGATTCTACTTTAGAAGGTCGTGGAGCATTTTGGAATGCAGGAAAATATACTGCTAAATATGGTGGAGCTATTTCATTTTATACAGGTAGTACCGTTACTGCTAAAATAGAAAATACAACTATTCGTAATTTTATGGCAGATGTATCAGGTGCTGCTATTGCGATTTCAAATCAACGTGATGAAGTATCTGGTGTTGATTTAACTTTGAAAAATACTAGATTAATAAATAATGCGGCATATACATATGGAAACTGGTCGTATGGTGGCGGCATGTTTATAGGACCAGGTAATACCGTGCTTATGGATTCAGGTATTATAACTGGTCCTACATATTCCAATAATGCGGGTGCTATTTATAATCAAGGTAATTTAACATTAACAGGCGGTGCTAATATATCCGGTAATAACGCTTATCAAATGGTTGGTGGTATCTATAATGCTGGGTATTTAAAAGTTGATAATGCGACTATACAAAACAATTCAAAAGGGGATTGGGCTACCGGCTATGATCACCAGTTGAAAAAAGGCGAATATAGTGGTGAAAATATTTACGCCGCAAAAGATGTCATTATCACGCCAAATGCCACCATTCAAAATGGGGATGTGCGTGTTTTAGAAGGACAATCTTCCATTATTTTAACGGGAGCATTGACGAAACCAATTAATGTTTCTATTAGTGAAACACCTAAATTGATAGCTACCGGTATCGCTATGGGATATATTGAAAATGCCAATCGTCACGTTGGTTATGTTGTTGCTAGAGGGGCGAATAATAATGAATTTGCAAATGAAAAATTAAAGACAAATGCTTATGAAGCGACTAGTGAAGATGCTAAGTTATTACATTATGTAAGTAAAGACACTACTCAACCGATTGCACCACTTTCAGATCATATAAGTGTTGGAATGTGGGATTTTGTATTAAATCCAATGACTAAGCAAGTTGTTTTAGGACAACGTGCTAAGATGATTTATCATGCAAATGGCGGAACTTTTGATTCCGGAACGGAAAAAGAGTTTTTATATACAATATATAGTTCAACTGATCCTTGGACAGATATTCCACAATTAAAATTATTGGATGACGCTTCTCAACCGACACGTCCGACGTATGCTTTAGTCGGTTGGTATAATCATCATGCAGATGGCACAGAAGATAATAATCCAATAACAGATGCAGAAATAGTAGCAAATAGAGATGCCAATCCATTCGATTTTTCATTACGATTTGCATCTGGAACAACACCGATTACCAATATTGTCACTCCAAATGTATTGCATGCGTATGCAGGATGGGAAAAACAGATACAAGTTCAAGTTACAAAACAATGGGCTAGTCGTGTTAAAGAAACGAGTGTTACTGTTCAATTGTATAAAAATGGTAATCCAGAAGGAAACCCTGTTCAATTAACAGAAAATGGAAATTGGACATATACATTTATGAAGCTTCCAAAATATAGATCGGAAAATGTAGAAAATGTATACACAGTGAAAGAAGTTGGTGAAGCGAACAATCGAGTAACAGTAGGTGACCATACATATACTGTTGATGTGGAAGGAAATCAAGAAAATGGCTATACGATAACCAATACGTATGTACCAGGAAAAACGGAATACACTGTAAACAAAGTCTGGGTGAATGGACCAACAGAAAAACCAACGATTTCAGTACAGTTGTATCAAAATGAAGCAGTTTATGGCGAAGCCGTAGAATTGACTTCAGGTACAATAAGCCATACATGGCGTGATTTACCAGCAACAGACAATACTGGAGTGGCTTACACCTATACAGTAGATGAAGTCAACGTTCCTGCAGGGTATGAAAAAGCAGTTGTAGATAATACTATCACGAATACGTATGTACCAGGAAAAACGGAATACACTGTAAACAAAGTCTGGGTGAATGGACCAACAGAAAAACCAACGATTTCAGTACAGTTGTATCAAAATGGAGCAGTTTATGGCGAAGCCGTAGAATTGACTTTAGGTACAACAAGCCATACATGGCGTGATTTACCAGCAACAGACAATACTGGAGTGGCTTACACCTATACAGTAGATGAAGTGAACGTTCCTGCAGGGTATGAAAAAGCAGTTGTAGATAATACCATCACGAATACGTATGTACCAGGAAAAACAGAGTACACAGTAAACAAAGTTTGGGTGAATGGACCAACGGAAAAACCAACGATTTCAGTACAGTTGTATCAAAATGGAGCCGTTTATGGTGAAGTCGTAGAATTGACTTCAGGTACAACAAACCATACATGGCGAGACTTACCAGCAACAGATAATAGTGGAGTAGCTTACACCTATACAGTAGATGAAGTCAACGTTCCTGCAGGGTATGAAAAAGCAGTTGTAGATAATACTATCACGAATACGTATGTACCAGGAAAAACGGAGTACACTGTAAACAAAGTCTGGGTGAATGGACCAACAGAAAAACCAACAATTTCAGTACAGTTGTATCAAAATGGAGCAGTTTATGATAAAGCCGTAGAATTGACTTCAGGTACAACAAGCCATACATGGCGTGATTTACCAGCAACAGACAATACTGGAGTGGCTTACACATATACAGTAGATGAAGTGAACGTTCCTGCAGGGTATGAAAAAGCAGTTGTAGATAATACCATCACGAATACGTATGTACCAGAGAAAACAAGAGTCAGTGTTACAAAAGTATGGCGTGGAAACGTCAGCGAAAATAGTGTACAAGTACAGTTATATAAAAATGGAGAAGTAATGGGTGCTCCTGTTACCTTAAACGAATCTAATCAATGGAAATATGAGTTTACAGATTTATTAGTCGTAGATACTCCAGAACAACCAACACCAAATGTATACACAGCGAAAGAAATTGGTGAAGCTAACAATCGAGTAACAGTAGGTGACCATACATATACTGTTAATGTTGAAGGAACGCAAGCAAATGGCTATACGATAACAAATACCTATGTTGAGCCAATCAAACCAACACCACTACAACCAGGTAAAACAACTGTAAGTGTCACAAAAGTATGGCGTGGAAACGTAAGCGAAAATAGTGTACAAGTACAGTTATATAAAAATGGAGAAGTAATGGGTGCTCCTGTTACCTTAAACGAATCTAATCAATGGAAATATGAGTTTACAGATTTATTAGTCGTAGATACTCCAGAACAACCAACACCGAATATCTATACCGTGAAAGAAGTCGGGGAAGCGAACAATCGAGTAACAGTAGGAGACCATACATATACTGTTAATGTTGAAGGAACGCAAGCAAATGGCTATACGATAACAAATACCTATGTTGAGCCAATCAAACCAACACCACTACAACCAGGTAAAACAACTGTAAGTGTCACAAAAGTATGGCGTGGAAACGTAAGCGAAAATAGTGTACAAGTACAGTTATATAAAAATGGAGAAGTAATGGGTGCTCCTGTCACCTTAAACGAATCTAATCAATGGAAACATGAGTTTACAGATTTGTTCGTTGTAGACACTATGGAACAAGCAATACCGAATATCTATACCGTGAAAGAAGTTGGGGAAGCGAACAATCGAGTGACAGTAGGAGACCACACATATACGGTTAATACAGAAGGAACGCAAGCAAATGGCTATACGATAACAAATACCTATGTTGAGCCAATCAAACCGACACCACTACAACCAGGAACAACAAGTGTCAGTGTTACAAAAGTATGGCGTGGAAACGTCAGCGAAAATAGTGTACAAGTACAGTTATATAAAAATGGAGAAGCAATAGGTGCTCCTGTTACATTAAACGAATCTAATCAATGGAAACATGATTTTACAAATTTATTAGTCGTAGATACTCCAGAACAACCAACACCGAATATCTATACCGTGAAAGAAGTCGGGGAAGCGAACAATCGAGTAACAAAAGGAGCCAACACATATACCGTTAATGTCGAAGGAACTCAAAAAAATGGTTATACAATAACCAATACATATGTTGAACCAATAGTACCTACTAATTCTTCTAATTTAAGTAAAGTATTGATAGAAGAAAATAAAAATTCTATTTTGCCAAAAACAGGAACTATAGATTCTTCTATTTACTCATTAGTTCTATTTGTTATTGCTGGAGTAGTATACTCATTTAGAAATAAAAAAGAATAA
- a CDS encoding IS30 family transposase, producing the protein MCLTDIKEYFKQYRKSTFKSITSDNGSEFASLSELESTYLSIYYAHPYSSYERGTNENHNGQIREFLPNGKSINTAKKSTIRKIEPYLNHKIRRKLGYRTPAELFLLRVGSSFNKNRFPVKAHFVFRLD; encoded by the coding sequence ATGTGTCTTACGGACATTAAAGAATATTTTAAACAATATAGGAAATCAACCTTCAAGAGTATAACATCTGATAATGGTTCAGAATTCGCCTCATTATCTGAATTAGAATCGACATATTTAAGCATTTACTACGCACACCCTTATTCATCTTATGAGCGTGGTACTAACGAAAATCATAACGGACAGATACGGGAGTTTTTACCTAATGGTAAATCTATCAACACCGCTAAAAAATCAACTATTCGTAAAATAGAACCCTACTTAAATCATAAAATACGACGTAAATTAGGTTATCGTACACCTGCAGAGTTATTTTTATTGCGGGTAGGTTCATCGTTTAATAAAAACAGGTTTCCCGTCAAGGCACACTTTGTTTTTCGCCTTGACTAG
- a CDS encoding McrC family protein, protein MDKLLEVREFDTITGNVDFENDEKYKYLDTATFHNLVEFIHEFSGDEKNADALDFMHISYKRNVGDIVTIKNYVGLIQMNSGYQIQILPKISFDSGEDTGNKETKRIFLKMLKSMKDFPSKVFNDSSLKVDRMNLYEIFINMYLQEVRQLVKRGIKSAYVGQEDNLKFYKGKLLTSQHIKTNMAHRERFYVAYDEFHPNRSENKLVKATLLKLQKLTTSTENSKEIKQLLTTFEMVEPSTNYTKDFSQVKIDRNTKDYEMLMQWSKVFLMNKSFTTFSGKNTSRALLFPMESVYESYVVQQIKKVLGPAGWEVSSQDKGYYLFMDPRRQFALRPDIVCKRGDRIVIMDTKWKSLINSEHANYGISQSDMYQMYAYSKKYETSEIWLLYPLNDEVRDYSDIEFESGDGTTVRLHFVDLTRMPETLEELRDKLEVIES, encoded by the coding sequence ATGGATAAATTGCTAGAGGTGAGAGAGTTTGATACTATTACCGGAAATGTTGATTTCGAAAATGATGAAAAATATAAATATCTTGATACAGCGACTTTCCATAATCTTGTGGAATTTATCCATGAATTCTCAGGAGATGAAAAAAATGCTGATGCATTGGATTTTATGCACATTTCTTATAAACGTAATGTTGGTGATATCGTAACTATCAAGAATTATGTAGGTTTGATCCAGATGAATAGCGGTTATCAGATACAGATACTTCCTAAGATTAGCTTTGATTCTGGAGAAGACACTGGTAATAAGGAAACAAAAAGAATATTCCTGAAGATGCTAAAAAGCATGAAGGATTTTCCTAGTAAGGTATTTAATGATTCTAGTTTAAAAGTGGATCGCATGAATCTCTATGAGATTTTTATAAATATGTATCTGCAAGAAGTACGACAGCTGGTTAAGCGTGGCATTAAATCTGCATATGTTGGACAAGAAGATAATCTCAAATTCTATAAAGGGAAACTTCTTACAAGCCAGCACATAAAAACAAACATGGCGCATAGGGAAAGATTCTATGTTGCCTATGATGAATTCCATCCAAATAGATCAGAGAATAAACTTGTCAAAGCGACATTACTTAAATTACAGAAGTTGACAACGAGTACTGAAAACTCAAAAGAGATTAAACAGTTGTTGACAACATTTGAAATGGTGGAACCTTCAACGAATTATACGAAGGATTTTTCACAGGTGAAAATTGATAGAAATACGAAAGACTATGAAATGCTTATGCAGTGGTCTAAGGTATTTCTTATGAATAAATCATTTACAACATTCTCTGGTAAGAATACATCAAGGGCATTGTTATTTCCAATGGAGAGTGTATACGAAAGTTATGTAGTGCAGCAAATAAAGAAGGTGCTAGGACCGGCAGGCTGGGAAGTGTCAAGTCAGGACAAAGGATATTATTTGTTCATGGATCCAAGACGCCAGTTTGCGCTGAGACCAGATATCGTTTGTAAGCGTGGTGATAGAATCGTCATAATGGATACCAAATGGAAAAGCCTCATCAATAGTGAACACGCCAATTATGGTATTTCTCAAAGTGATATGTATCAAATGTATGCTTACTCTAAGAAATATGAAACATCAGAAATCTGGCTTCTCTACCCATTAAATGATGAGGTGCGTGATTATTCTGATATAGAATTTGAATCTGGCGATGGAACAACAGTCAGACTGCATTTTGTTGATCTGACACGTATGCCAGAAACGCTGGAAGAATTAAGAGATAAGCTGGAGGTGATTGAGTCATGA
- a CDS encoding ISL3 family transposase yields MLVRIIHQHDFVYKSGQKKRNTCMIKSPQLNKEVFLMDYYTKKLLTLTDKSFIADEHWLEEKTINGIPHHFIKGTWTKPCHTCPHCHAKTLIKHGTYQTKTLLPKFRQIKTVLLLKRTRYRCKTCLKTCSSSCSLVDKHCCISKELKQLIALDLTKNISRKHICQDHFVSDVTVQRVLDKYTKQVKPSFHYLPKVLCIDEFKSVTSHLGKMSFICVDGLTHRIIDVLPSRQLDHLITYFKQFSKKARHSVRYLVMDMNANYGKLIQKGFPNAVIVTDRFHIIQHIHRNLNTLRIKEMNTFKKEEEKAYKHLKKYWKLLLKDAFDVNDTDYHYHQSFKTYLTHTQILDRLLDYSPVLKQAYEFVQELRYAYRQRDFDLFMEVIHHIDPSLPEWFRKKFDIFKTYQNGIYQAFTTPYSNGITEAINNHIKVIKRIAYGYRRFSYFRLRILIIQHHSQWQKKNGKKVVNG; encoded by the coding sequence GTGTTGGTGAGAATAATCCACCAACACGATTTTGTATATAAAAGTGGACAAAAAAAGAGAAATACCTGTATGATTAAATCACCACAATTAAACAAGGAGGTATTTCTCATGGATTATTATACAAAAAAATTATTGACATTAACAGATAAATCTTTCATAGCTGATGAACATTGGTTAGAAGAAAAAACAATAAATGGTATTCCACACCACTTTATTAAAGGCACTTGGACAAAGCCTTGCCACACCTGTCCACATTGTCATGCTAAAACACTCATCAAACATGGTACATATCAAACGAAAACATTATTACCAAAGTTTAGACAAATCAAAACGGTTTTACTTCTTAAAAGAACCCGTTATCGCTGTAAAACGTGTCTAAAAACCTGTTCTTCTTCGTGTTCTTTAGTCGATAAACATTGTTGTATTTCTAAAGAATTAAAACAACTTATCGCACTTGATTTAACGAAAAATATTTCAAGAAAACATATCTGCCAAGACCACTTTGTATCTGATGTGACCGTACAACGTGTCTTAGATAAATATACAAAACAAGTTAAACCGTCTTTTCATTATCTACCTAAGGTACTATGTATCGACGAATTTAAGTCTGTGACATCTCATTTAGGGAAGATGAGTTTCATCTGTGTAGACGGATTGACACACCGTATTATTGATGTGTTACCTAGTCGCCAATTAGACCATTTAATCACTTATTTTAAACAATTTTCTAAAAAAGCAAGACATAGCGTTCGCTATCTTGTTATGGATATGAATGCCAATTATGGCAAACTTATTCAGAAGGGTTTTCCTAATGCCGTTATTGTAACAGATAGATTTCATATCATACAACATATACATCGGAATTTAAATACACTACGTATAAAAGAAATGAACACCTTTAAAAAAGAAGAAGAAAAGGCTTATAAACACTTAAAGAAATACTGGAAATTATTATTAAAAGATGCCTTTGATGTAAATGATACAGACTATCACTATCACCAATCCTTTAAAACATATCTGACACACACACAAATCCTTGATAGATTATTAGACTATAGTCCTGTTTTAAAACAAGCATATGAGTTTGTACAAGAGCTGAGATATGCTTATAGACAGCGAGATTTTGATTTATTTATGGAGGTTATTCATCATATTGACCCGTCATTACCAGAGTGGTTTAGAAAGAAATTTGATATTTTTAAAACCTATCAGAATGGTATTTATCAAGCTTTTACCACACCTTATTCAAACGGTATCACAGAAGCTATCAACAATCATATTAAAGTTATCAAACGCATTGCCTATGGCTATAGACGTTTTTCCTATTTTAGATTACGTATTTTAATCATACAACACCATTCCCAATGGCAGAAAAAGAATGGGAAAAAGGTAGTGAATGGTTAA
- a CDS encoding RidA family protein → MKKIESAKAPAAIGPYSQAIQVGNTVYVSGQLPICVETGEFAGSTIEEQTKQSLENIQFILSEAGLTMKNVVKTTVLLKNIADFTKMNDVYASYFSAPFPARAAYQVAALPKDALIEIEVIAVVG, encoded by the coding sequence ATGAAAAAAATAGAAAGTGCTAAAGCACCGGCAGCTATTGGTCCTTATTCTCAAGCAATACAAGTAGGAAACACTGTCTATGTTTCTGGTCAACTACCAATTTGTGTTGAAACAGGTGAATTTGCAGGTAGTACGATTGAGGAACAAACAAAACAATCATTAGAAAATATCCAGTTTATTTTAAGTGAGGCAGGATTAACGATGAAAAATGTTGTGAAAACAACTGTTTTATTAAAAAATATTGCTGATTTTACAAAAATGAATGATGTATATGCAAGTTATTTTTCCGCACCGTTTCCTGCAAGAGCCGCTTATCAAGTGGCAGCTTTACCAAAGGATGCTCTAATAGAAATAGAAGTCATTGCTGTTGTGGGATAG
- a CDS encoding Rrf2 family transcriptional regulator, translating into MKHSHKLSDAIHILLYIEVFCEDKRITSTDIAESINTNPALVRQIMSQLKKANLIETKQGSAKPRLLKSSKDITLFDIFQAIHEESLLEIDKNTNKECPLGNTIQTVLTSTYREIENSAFNKMKEIFLIDLKNAIDKLI; encoded by the coding sequence ATGAAACATTCACATAAATTATCTGATGCTATTCACATACTTTTGTATATAGAAGTATTTTGTGAAGATAAACGTATCACAAGTACAGATATTGCTGAAAGTATCAATACAAATCCCGCATTAGTAAGACAAATTATGTCTCAATTAAAAAAAGCAAATTTGATTGAAACAAAACAAGGTAGTGCTAAACCGAGACTTTTAAAATCTTCTAAAGACATCACATTATTTGATATTTTTCAAGCAATTCATGAAGAATCATTACTTGAAATTGATAAAAATACGAATAAAGAGTGTCCGTTGGGTAATACAATTCAAACAGTCCTTACGAGTACTTATAGAGAAATAGAAAATAGTGCCTTCAATAAGATGAAAGAGATTTTTTTAATTGACTTAAAAAATGCGATAGATAAATTGATATAA